From a single Pseudobutyrivibrio xylanivorans genomic region:
- a CDS encoding pyridoxamine 5'-phosphate oxidase family protein, producing the protein MRRFKQQVSDAECIDILKNTKRGVLSVIGDDGYPYGIPINHYYCEEDGKLYFHGAKAGHKIDAIKACDKASYCVHNDGFCKEGDWALNITSVITFGRIHLVEDEEVALKICSELTKKFTDDQAYLEKEIKNSFKNVQCIELVPEHMTGKLVNES; encoded by the coding sequence ATGCGTAGATTTAAGCAGCAGGTGTCAGATGCGGAGTGTATTGATATTTTGAAAAACACTAAGCGTGGTGTCTTATCTGTAATTGGTGATGATGGTTATCCATATGGTATCCCAATTAACCATTATTATTGTGAAGAGGATGGTAAGCTTTATTTCCATGGAGCAAAGGCAGGACACAAGATTGATGCTATCAAGGCTTGCGATAAAGCTAGCTATTGTGTTCATAACGATGGCTTTTGTAAGGAAGGAGATTGGGCGCTGAATATCACTAGTGTAATAACATTTGGTAGAATCCATCTAGTTGAAGATGAAGAGGTGGCTCTTAAGATTTGTTCAGAGCTTACTAAGAAGTTTACCGATGATCAGGCTTATCTAGAAAAGGAGATTAAGAACTCATTTAAAAATGTCCAATGTATAGAACTAGTGCCAGAACATATGACAGGAAAGCTTGTGAATGAGTCGTAA